TATAAAGAAGTAATGGAAAAATATGATGCAATGATGGAATGGATTGCAGAACTTTACCTTAACACTTTAAACGTTATCCATTATATGCATGATAAATATGCTTACGAACGTATCGAAATGGCATTACATGATACAGAAGTGTTACGTACAATGGCAACTGGTATCGCTGGACTTTCCGTTGCAGCTGACTCCTTATCGGCTATTAAATATGCAACTGTCCGTCCTATTCGTGATGAAGATGGTATCGTTGTTGACTATGAAATCGAAGGCGACTATCCTAAATACGGGAATAATGATGACCGCGTTGACGAAATTGCAGTAGATCTTCTAAAAACTTTCATGACTAAAGTAAGAAAACATAAAACTTACCGTGATGCAGTTCATACAACCTCTGTTCTTACAATCACTTCTAACGTGGTTTATGGTAAGAAAACTGGTAATACACCAGACGGACGTCGTGCTGGCGAACCATTTGCACCAGGTGCGAACCCAATGCATGGTCGTGATACAAAAGGTGCTTTAGCTTCACTTTCATCCGTTGCTAAACTTCCTTATGAATATGGTCAAGATGGTATCTCTAACACATTCTCCATCGTTCCTAAAGCATTAGGACGTGAAGATGAGTCACAAATCAATAACTTAGTAGCAATGCTAGATGGTTATTCCACTAAAATGGGACATCACTTAAATATTAATGTATTCAATCGTGATACTTTACTGGATGCGATGGATCACCCAGAAGAATATCCGCAATTGACTATCCGTGTTTCTGGATACGCTGTTAACTTTATCAAATTAACACGTGAACAACAATTAGATGTTATTCACCGTACAATGCACGAATCTATGTAATAAAAATCGGCGAGATGCTTTGGCAAGGATTGCTCACCAGTAGCAATCCTTGTTATTTAGGAAAGGAAGAGGAGAAATTATGACAGAGGTTTTAGGAAGAGTTCATTCAGTCGAAACGATGGGGACAGTTGATGGACCTGGTATTCGGTTTATTGTTTTTATGCAAGGGTGTTTACTTCGTTGTCAGTTTTGTCATAATCCTGATACTTGGAAAATTGGTACCGGCACAGAAAGATCTGCTCAAGATGTATTTTATGAAGCGATTAAGTATAAAGAATTTTGGGATGCATCTGGTGGTGGAGTAACAGTAAGTGGCGGAGAACCCTTACTTCAAGTAGATTTCCTAATTGAGTTTTTCACGCTATGCAAAAAAGCTGGTGTGCACACGACTATTGATTCATGTGGAGGTTGTTTTACACGTGATCCAGAATTTATTGAGAAATTAGATCGTTTAATGAAAGTAACAGATTTAATTTTACTTGATATTAAACAAATTAACCCAGAAAAACACTTGAAATTAACAACGAAATCTAATGCTCCAATTATTGATTTTGCTCATTATCTTCGTGATAAAGAACAACCAATTTGGATAAGACACGTGCTAATTCCTACTAAAACAGATGACCCGGAAGATTTAACAAAATTGCATGAGTTTATTCAAACACTTCCAAATGTGAAACAAGTTGATGTGCTTCCATATCACACAATGGGTGTTTATAAATGGAAAGAAATGGGTATTCGTTATCCACTTGAAGGAATTGAAGCTCCGGAAGAAGAAGTAGTCGCACTAGCAAATAAAATTCTTGAAACAAGTAGTTATAAATAGTGAAATCCCGACGAACAGAACAAATTATTCGTCGGGATTTTTTATAGGATTTTATACATTTCATAACACCATTTTAGCTCGGTTTTAATCAAATCTAGTTTTCTTGCGTATACTTGATAAGACATATTTTTTAGTTTATCTTGTGAAGTTTTTAAGTCAAATAGAGAAGCGAAGTGTGCTAGCGTTTCTTCTATCAACACTAATTGTTCATTCAAATATGTTTCTCTTTCTTGGATCAGTCCTTTGGTTCTTGAACTATTCAACCAATTCAATTGTACCTTTGTCGTGAACTCATCTCTAGTGACCGGGATTTTAAGTGGGGTTTCCGACCAAGCGAAAAGAGAATCTAGACCTGTCTGCGTAATCGTGTAAACTTTTTTATCAGGTTTTTTGTCTTGCGCATGTTTATGAACTACTAAATACCCAGCTTTCTCTAACTTCGAAAGTGCAGGATAAATTTGACTGTGATGGGTATTTTGCATAATCCTAAGGCGGTTGGCTAATTCATAACCACTTGATGCTTCACGTGCTATCATTTGCAGCAAAGTATATTCTAATACATTTGGCGTCATATATAATAACTCCCTTAAATTTCTATTTATCCTTATTGTAAGGGATAACCAAAGATAAGTAAAATATTTATATATGTAATAATATATATATGTAAATATTGACATTGATATTTGTCGGGCGTAATATAATAAGTGAGTTTTATTTAGAAAGGGAAGTGTAGGTTGTATTATGATGACAGAAAAAGAAATGAATACAGGAAAATGGATTACTGCAGCAGCTAGTTTACTCGCATTTATGGGGATTGGAGTAGTAGATCCGTTACTTCCGTCCATCGCTGCAAGTATTGGTGCATCTCATTCGCAAGTCGAGATGTTGTTTACAGCTTATATTTTTACTATGGCGATTATGATGATTCCAATCGGGATTGTTGCCGGAAAACTTGGAGATAAGAAATTAATTGTTATTGGATTATTTATTGTAACGATTTTTGCTTTATTATGTGGTTTATCTGATACAATTGGCGCCTTGTCGATTTTTCGTGCTGGCTGGGGTTTTGGAAACTCAATGTTTATGGCGACAGCAATGACGATGCTGATTGCTTTGTCAGAAACTCCAGGACATGCTATTGGTATTTACGAGGCTTCTATGGGTCTTGGGATGGCTTTTGGTCCGCTTTTA
The nucleotide sequence above comes from Listeria ivanovii subsp. londoniensis. Encoded proteins:
- the pflA gene encoding pyruvate formate-lyase-activating protein, whose translation is MTEVLGRVHSVETMGTVDGPGIRFIVFMQGCLLRCQFCHNPDTWKIGTGTERSAQDVFYEAIKYKEFWDASGGGVTVSGGEPLLQVDFLIEFFTLCKKAGVHTTIDSCGGCFTRDPEFIEKLDRLMKVTDLILLDIKQINPEKHLKLTTKSNAPIIDFAHYLRDKEQPIWIRHVLIPTKTDDPEDLTKLHEFIQTLPNVKQVDVLPYHTMGVYKWKEMGIRYPLEGIEAPEEEVVALANKILETSSYK
- a CDS encoding PadR family transcriptional regulator; the encoded protein is MTPNVLEYTLLQMIAREASSGYELANRLRIMQNTHHSQIYPALSKLEKAGYLVVHKHAQDKKPDKKVYTITQTGLDSLFAWSETPLKIPVTRDEFTTKVQLNWLNSSRTKGLIQERETYLNEQLVLIEETLAHFASLFDLKTSQDKLKNMSYQVYARKLDLIKTELKWCYEMYKIL